A genomic window from Brachyspira sp. SAP_772 includes:
- a CDS encoding M42 family metallopeptidase, whose product MDNSILTLLKDLTNAFGPSGFEDDVINIIKEKANFINSERDSINNLYLGLEKIDKTKPIVGLDCHIDELGFMIEHINENGTLSFIPLGGWHIPNIVSNSVVIKSSSGELVKGVIGSKPPHFMTDEDRKKLPTLKDMYIDVGTRSKKETEDIFGICIGDPVVPDVDFRYDDRTKSFCAKAIDNRVGAVCVIETLKALKDEKLDVNLVGMMTSQEEVGARGAAVAANKVKPDLVIVFEGAPADDTFYYGERAHGAIGRGAQFRIIDGGMITNPRLNKYTINIAKQNNIAHQVIVREKGSTNGAIYHKTNFGSPSVVLGVATRYAHSHYCYASYDDVVSSIEIAKALIKTLNSEKIKEF is encoded by the coding sequence ATGGATAATAGCATATTAACATTATTAAAAGATTTAACAAACGCATTCGGACCATCAGGTTTTGAAGATGATGTAATAAATATTATAAAAGAAAAAGCAAATTTTATAAACAGTGAAAGAGATTCTATTAATAATTTGTATTTAGGCTTAGAAAAAATTGATAAAACTAAACCTATAGTAGGATTAGACTGCCATATAGATGAGCTTGGCTTTATGATAGAGCATATAAATGAAAATGGCACATTATCTTTTATACCTCTTGGAGGATGGCACATACCAAACATTGTATCAAATTCTGTAGTGATAAAATCATCAAGCGGAGAACTTGTTAAAGGCGTTATAGGTTCAAAGCCGCCTCATTTTATGACTGATGAAGACAGAAAAAAATTGCCCACATTAAAAGATATGTATATTGATGTGGGCACTAGAAGTAAAAAAGAGACAGAAGATATATTTGGAATATGTATAGGCGACCCTGTTGTGCCTGACGTTGATTTTAGATATGATGATAGAACTAAAAGTTTTTGTGCTAAGGCTATAGATAACAGAGTTGGTGCTGTATGTGTGATAGAAACATTAAAAGCATTAAAAGACGAGAAATTAGATGTTAATTTAGTTGGCATGATGACATCACAAGAAGAAGTTGGGGCGAGAGGTGCTGCTGTTGCTGCAAACAAGGTAAAGCCTGATTTAGTTATAGTTTTTGAAGGTGCTCCTGCTGATGATACTTTTTATTATGGAGAGAGAGCACATGGAGCTATTGGAAGAGGTGCTCAGTTTAGAATAATAGACGGAGGCATGATTACAAACCCTAGATTAAATAAATATACTATAAATATAGCCAAACAAAACAATATTGCTCATCAAGTGATAGTACGTGAAAAAGGCTCTACTAATGGAGCTATATATCATAAAACTAATTTTGGAAGCCCTAGCGTTGTTTTAGGTGTTGCTACAAGATATGCTCATAGTCATTATTGTTATGCTTCTTATGATGATGTAGTTTCTTCTATAGAGATAGCTAAGGCATTAATAAAAACTTTAAATAGTGAAAAAATAAAAGAGTTTTAA
- a CDS encoding DUF4132 domain-containing protein, whose amino-acid sequence MDLEKKLEEFYRDVRMPMKQAEASTNFTSIPIWGLSLAYKMNDIIKCYFEIEEDNKELKDRYKHLLKIYYYNEHKKKDNRESFVIPHLILFGNLEKALQNINYSTYESDKCRQMYFQRPIHKIFELLNQHFNKEFTEYVNKYVDIINSKDAEKTFKDMNRDAVIPLFALCAMANTEDKYVDIIIKALDYMPNKLDALNVIGPIINKHKSLRDKFVEINDDSLIIDISIEFGHYFHIVAFSDKDKMIDKIYKELDFPNYFSVIAKYFEDYFYISKVHNFKKLYLNDKEAFYKLYNLLKLEKYITRRNIKIIFILFSAILLEHNDNNFDLETFKLCYQIIPSIILKCLKKEGKRDIKKISDNIKNLEDVFDKDKNKTFNNLIDYFTGKKSSDMLYRFRATYPEINLNTDIMYVFALFNFEDLCEETKSSKKFCIDVLKYLTIQLGIRKYIETQYALTSKTFREIVDSLINNEELNITLKEVLLSYYYDYGNYYGPPPSLYNDLTDEKDNTKTLKDLLIENYSEELKNILDDTNFIKKELSNEKLAILDILKWAYNPNFNYNNFELVYTVLESTKKVEVKRVCLKLISNNENITREYVEKAIDKVRASDLKGALKTILKNWNLKKYGDKFNNVDEAIEFINTYYNTSYENSIKFLENIKLNKVLYKNGNEADERIIKYILMEYMNLTEPARLKDCDMLADLLETNSFEKVLNDIFDYWKDTNYDSKEKNILMPYCIYSDNSKIDAVYTLIKEFAKGSRTILGAFIVKCIALNGKNYALILIDNLTRKAPTAKIKETANETMRNAADILEISTDELSDIIIPDFGFDRKGNKVLSYGGEAKRTFTLNIDNNLELTIKDDEKNKIIKSLPAPNNKDDKRAADLVKKEFSNLKKEIKTLIQSQKIRLQRVLMNGRKWSYESFKNVFVNNSIMNIFALKLIWGVYDDNNKLIESFRYMEDGTFNTSNEEEYKLEDTNKKNISLVHPMELDENTLNKWQQQLSDYEITQPIEQLNFTSETFETIKEKDIQNDELTVFDGVTVKAGTLMSLANKYDFARGETEDGGGYSEYILKDSYLQISVHITFDYIYFGIEPDEDVNLNNIIFYDESDELQPIKTNPLKLNQRFVNSVYNIVKNNI is encoded by the coding sequence ATGGATTTAGAAAAGAAATTGGAAGAATTTTATAGAGATGTAAGAATGCCTATGAAGCAGGCTGAAGCAAGTACAAATTTTACATCAATACCTATTTGGGGACTTTCATTAGCTTATAAAATGAATGATATAATTAAATGTTACTTTGAAATAGAAGAAGATAATAAAGAATTAAAAGACAGATACAAACACTTATTAAAAATATATTATTATAATGAACATAAGAAAAAAGATAACAGAGAAAGTTTTGTAATTCCCCATTTAATATTATTTGGAAATTTAGAAAAAGCATTACAAAATATAAATTACAGCACCTATGAATCAGATAAATGCAGACAAATGTATTTTCAAAGACCTATACATAAAATATTTGAATTATTAAATCAACATTTTAATAAAGAGTTTACTGAATATGTTAATAAATATGTAGATATAATAAATTCTAAAGATGCAGAAAAAACATTTAAAGATATGAATAGAGATGCAGTTATACCATTATTTGCATTATGTGCTATGGCAAACACTGAAGATAAATATGTAGACATTATTATCAAAGCATTAGATTATATGCCAAATAAACTTGATGCTTTAAATGTTATTGGTCCTATTATAAATAAACATAAATCATTAAGAGATAAATTTGTAGAAATAAATGATGACTCTTTAATTATAGATATTAGTATAGAGTTTGGACACTATTTTCATATAGTAGCTTTTTCAGATAAAGATAAAATGATTGATAAAATATATAAAGAGCTTGATTTTCCAAATTATTTTTCAGTTATTGCTAAATATTTTGAAGATTATTTTTATATAAGTAAAGTACATAACTTCAAAAAACTTTATTTAAATGATAAAGAGGCTTTTTATAAATTATATAATCTTTTAAAATTAGAAAAATACATAACAAGGAGAAATATAAAAATCATATTTATTTTATTTAGTGCAATTTTATTAGAGCATAATGATAATAATTTTGATTTAGAAACATTTAAATTATGCTATCAAATAATACCTAGTATAATTTTAAAATGCTTAAAAAAAGAAGGCAAAAGAGATATTAAGAAAATATCTGATAATATTAAAAATTTAGAAGATGTATTTGATAAAGATAAAAATAAAACATTTAATAATTTAATAGACTATTTCACAGGAAAAAAATCTTCAGACATGCTTTACAGATTTAGAGCAACTTATCCTGAAATTAATTTAAATACAGATATAATGTATGTATTTGCATTATTTAATTTTGAAGATTTATGCGAAGAGACAAAATCATCAAAAAAATTCTGTATAGATGTATTAAAATATTTAACTATACAGCTTGGAATTAGAAAATACATAGAAACTCAATATGCCCTAACTTCAAAAACATTCAGAGAAATTGTTGATTCGCTTATAAATAATGAAGAATTAAATATAACATTAAAAGAAGTACTTCTTTCATACTATTATGATTATGGTAATTACTATGGGCCGCCTCCATCATTATATAATGATTTAACAGATGAAAAAGATAATACAAAAACTTTAAAAGATTTATTAATAGAAAATTACAGTGAAGAATTAAAAAATATATTAGATGATACAAATTTCATTAAAAAAGAATTAAGCAATGAAAAATTGGCTATTTTAGATATATTAAAATGGGCATACAATCCTAATTTCAATTATAATAATTTTGAATTAGTTTATACAGTTCTTGAAAGCACTAAAAAAGTAGAAGTTAAAAGAGTTTGTTTAAAACTCATATCTAATAATGAAAATATAACAAGGGAATATGTTGAAAAAGCTATTGATAAGGTAAGAGCTTCAGATTTAAAAGGAGCTTTAAAAACAATACTCAAAAATTGGAACTTAAAAAAATACGGAGATAAATTTAATAATGTTGATGAAGCAATTGAATTTATTAATACATACTATAATACAAGCTATGAAAACAGTATTAAGTTTTTAGAAAATATCAAATTAAATAAAGTATTATATAAAAATGGAAATGAGGCAGATGAAAGAATCATTAAATATATTTTAATGGAGTATATGAATCTAACAGAGCCCGCAAGACTTAAAGACTGTGATATGCTCGCTGATTTATTAGAAACTAACTCTTTTGAGAAAGTATTAAATGATATATTCGATTATTGGAAAGATACTAATTATGATAGTAAAGAAAAAAATATATTAATGCCTTATTGTATATACTCTGATAATTCAAAAATTGATGCAGTATATACATTAATAAAAGAATTTGCTAAAGGCTCAAGAACTATATTGGGAGCATTTATTGTAAAATGTATTGCATTAAACGGCAAAAATTATGCTTTAATATTGATTGATAATCTCACAAGAAAAGCACCTACTGCCAAAATTAAAGAAACAGCAAACGAAACTATGAGAAATGCTGCAGATATTTTAGAGATTTCTACCGATGAACTTTCTGATATAATTATTCCTGATTTTGGTTTTGACAGAAAAGGAAATAAAGTTCTAAGTTATGGAGGGGAGGCAAAGAGAACATTTACTTTAAATATAGATAATAATTTAGAATTAACAATTAAAGATGATGAAAAAAATAAAATTATCAAATCACTTCCAGCACCAAACAACAAAGATGATAAGAGAGCGGCAGATTTAGTTAAAAAAGAATTTAGTAATCTAAAAAAAGAAATAAAAACTTTAATACAATCTCAAAAAATAAGACTTCAAAGAGTTTTAATGAACGGCAGAAAATGGAGTTATGAGAGTTTCAAGAATGTATTTGTTAATAATAGCATCATGAATATATTTGCCTTAAAATTAATTTGGGGTGTTTATGATGATAATAATAAATTAATTGAAAGCTTTAGATATATGGAAGACGGCACTTTCAATACTTCCAATGAAGAAGAATATAAACTTGAAGATACAAACAAAAAAAATATTAGTTTAGTTCACCCTATGGAATTAGATGAAAATACTTTAAATAAATGGCAGCAGCAATTATCAGATTATGAAATTACTCAGCCTATAGAGCAGCTTAATTTTACATCTGAAACTTTTGAAACTATAAAAGAAAAAGATATTCAAAATGATGAGCTAACTGTATTTGATGGAGTAACCGTTAAAGCAGGAACTTTGATGTCACTTGCAAATAAATATGATTTTGCAAGAGGAGAAACAGAAGACGGCGGAGGCTACAGTGAATATATTTTGAAAGATAGTTATTTACAAATTTCAGTGCATATTACATTTGACTATATATATTTTGGAATTGAGCCTGATGAAGATGTTAATTTAAATAATATTATTTTCTATGATGAAAGCGATGAACTTCAGCCTATTAAAACCAATCCTTTAAAATTAAATCAAAGGTTTGTTAATTCTGTTTATAATATAGTAAAGAATAATATATAA
- a CDS encoding sialidase family protein yields MNKQILYYNENEYPAFPSIVKLEKDKYLVSFRLAPKNKKNYSHLHSLSKAIVLTYYKGKIINTTEIAKEDDAAKQDVQLFRIDDKTIIVYYFRYTFHPQSEIDLLKKNTFLKYDNTIALLSGIGYSISYDNGKTFSKVNTIVLENGMKNFAVRGSMVKVNNEILMPIYAHKKYINKNNSKYQCYIIHTKDLINWDIKSFLCETEYRKIENKKSKIEYVEPSLIYHNNVLWAFIRTHVNDEYAFTSLSYSIDNGKSFTKPHFTNIKGYPLHPLKIDDNRILLSYGYRLKTYGVRAILLDDLNELKNYYDIQKKEIIIEDKMKSTDCGYPWCANDNNKIYCVYYGYDNNKDKIRKIFLNIFTLD; encoded by the coding sequence ATGAATAAACAAATTTTATACTACAATGAAAATGAATATCCTGCTTTTCCTTCCATAGTGAAATTGGAAAAAGATAAATATTTAGTGAGTTTTAGACTTGCTCCAAAAAATAAAAAAAATTATTCTCATCTTCATTCTTTAAGTAAAGCTATTGTATTAACTTATTATAAAGGCAAAATAATTAATACTACAGAAATAGCTAAAGAAGATGATGCAGCAAAACAAGATGTACAGCTTTTTAGAATAGATGATAAAACTATAATTGTCTACTATTTTAGATATACTTTTCACCCGCAAAGCGAAATTGATTTATTAAAAAAAAATACTTTTTTGAAATATGATAACACAATAGCATTGTTAAGCGGCATAGGATACTCTATTAGTTATGATAATGGAAAAACTTTTTCAAAGGTTAATACTATTGTATTAGAAAATGGAATGAAGAACTTTGCTGTTAGGGGAAGCATGGTAAAAGTAAATAATGAAATACTTATGCCAATATATGCCCATAAAAAATATATAAATAAAAATAATTCTAAATATCAATGCTATATTATACATACTAAAGATTTAATTAACTGGGATATAAAGAGTTTTTTGTGTGAGACTGAATACAGAAAAATTGAAAATAAAAAAAGCAAAATAGAATATGTTGAGCCTTCGCTTATATATCATAATAATGTATTATGGGCATTTATAAGAACGCATGTTAATGATGAATACGCTTTTACTTCTTTAAGTTATTCTATTGACAATGGAAAGAGTTTTACAAAACCGCATTTTACGAATATTAAAGGCTATCCTTTGCATCCTTTGAAGATTGATGATAACAGAATTTTATTAAGTTATGGATACAGGTTAAAGACTTATGGAGTGAGGGCGATTTTATTAGATGACTTAAATGAATTAAAAAACTATTATGATATACAAAAAAAAGAGATAATTATAGAAGATAAAATGAAAAGTACTGATTGCGGTTATCCTTGGTGTGCTAATGACAATAACAAAATATATTGCGTTTACTATGGTTATGATAATAATAAAGATAAAATAAGAAAAATATTTTTGAATATATTTACTTTAGATTAA
- a CDS encoding putative motility protein has translation MDISAYNSYSTAALKQDVSLSMIRKSTDMQAQAIEKIMSSAIQPQAISEPMRPGVGERLNVYA, from the coding sequence ATGGATATTTCTGCTTATAACTCTTATTCTACAGCTGCATTAAAACAAGATGTTTCTTTGAGCATGATAAGAAAATCTACAGATATGCAAGCTCAAGCCATAGAGAAAATTATGTCTAGTGCAATTCAGCCTCAAGCTATATCAGAGCCTATGAGACCTGGTGTTGGTGAAAGATTGAATGTATATGCATAA
- the obgE gene encoding GTPase ObgE, whose protein sequence is MEQFIDVVNFEIEAGHGGAGCVSFRREAHVPMGGPDGGNGGEGGDVIVRVDARINSFGKIKSRKRFRARDGEPGRARLSDGKKGDDVVIRVPIGTVIYDDDTNNILADLLEDGQSFTVARGGKGGKGNKFYATATNQAPDYAQHGLDGEKLNIRLEVKLIADIGLVGMPNAGKSSLLARLTRANPKIASYPFTTLTPNLGVCYLDYERSFVIADIPGIIEGASEGAGLGLTFLRHIERTGALCFVIDLTDEDVVDTYKKLRNELKQYSKELIKKKSIIVLNKTDMLEEDEIKEKVKAIEKAVKKEYKNNKETHYEEPEIFALSVFSLDGELLDKVTNAFYKANEERYDNTKKETKESLLLNKNKSKLKTKRVFGPVVSKRLGNSLGIDVIPHKTCSYNCIYCQLGSEENTKTNLANYYSVDEIIYELKEALLNNKNIDYITFAGSGEPTLYKDLKKLIYEIKQITDIPVCIITNGSLLYKQEMRSNLLMADLIIPSLDAGNMDTFKLIDQPNKEIDFDKMVNGLIEFRRVFEGEYWLEVFLLKGINDSEEELDDIIKIVNKIKPDKVQLVTATRRTANEKAKALSDEEMEKAKKYFNAHCSIEIDIPSVSDKAKGNTKKITEEDIVNFLMRQPDTVHMIAISFNEDEKRVGELLKKLVESGKVREEIVNGVLSYAVNI, encoded by the coding sequence ATGGAACAATTTATAGATGTAGTAAATTTTGAAATAGAGGCAGGACATGGCGGAGCGGGCTGTGTAAGTTTCAGACGTGAGGCACATGTACCTATGGGGGGGCCTGACGGAGGCAACGGTGGAGAAGGCGGCGATGTAATAGTAAGGGTTGATGCAAGGATAAACAGTTTTGGAAAGATAAAAAGCAGAAAAAGATTTAGAGCAAGAGACGGAGAGCCGGGAAGGGCAAGACTTAGTGATGGAAAAAAGGGGGACGATGTTGTTATAAGAGTTCCAATAGGCACTGTTATTTATGATGATGATACAAATAATATATTAGCTGATTTACTTGAAGATGGGCAAAGCTTTACTGTTGCAAGGGGTGGCAAAGGCGGAAAAGGAAATAAATTTTATGCTACTGCTACCAATCAAGCACCAGACTATGCTCAGCATGGTTTAGACGGTGAAAAGCTTAATATAAGATTAGAGGTAAAACTTATAGCTGATATTGGTCTTGTAGGCATGCCCAATGCTGGTAAATCAAGCCTACTTGCAAGACTTACAAGAGCGAATCCAAAAATAGCATCGTATCCTTTTACAACGCTTACTCCCAATTTGGGTGTATGTTATTTGGACTATGAGAGAAGTTTTGTTATTGCGGATATACCGGGTATTATAGAAGGAGCTAGCGAAGGTGCGGGGCTTGGTCTTACTTTTTTAAGACATATTGAAAGAACAGGTGCATTATGCTTTGTGATAGATTTAACCGATGAAGATGTAGTTGATACTTATAAAAAACTTAGAAACGAATTAAAACAATACAGCAAAGAATTAATAAAGAAAAAGTCTATAATAGTATTAAATAAAACTGATATGCTCGAAGAAGATGAAATAAAAGAAAAAGTAAAAGCTATAGAAAAGGCAGTAAAAAAAGAATATAAGAACAACAAAGAGACTCATTATGAAGAGCCTGAAATATTCGCTTTGTCAGTATTCAGTTTAGACGGAGAACTTCTTGATAAGGTAACAAATGCATTCTATAAGGCAAATGAAGAGAGATACGACAACACAAAAAAAGAAACTAAAGAGTCTCTTTTACTTAATAAAAATAAATCAAAATTAAAAACAAAAAGAGTATTCGGACCAGTGGTTTCAAAAAGGCTTGGCAATTCTTTGGGGATAGATGTTATACCTCATAAAACTTGCTCTTATAATTGTATATATTGTCAATTAGGTTCTGAAGAAAATACTAAAACTAATCTTGCTAATTATTATTCTGTTGATGAGATAATATACGAATTAAAAGAGGCTTTGCTTAATAATAAAAATATTGATTATATAACATTTGCAGGTTCTGGAGAGCCTACATTATATAAAGATTTAAAAAAGTTAATTTACGAAATCAAACAAATAACAGATATCCCAGTTTGCATCATAACAAATGGTTCTTTGCTTTATAAACAAGAGATGCGTTCTAATTTGCTTATGGCAGATTTAATTATACCTTCTCTTGATGCCGGCAATATGGATACTTTTAAGTTAATAGACCAACCAAACAAAGAAATTGATTTTGATAAAATGGTTAATGGACTTATAGAGTTTAGAAGAGTTTTTGAGGGTGAGTATTGGCTTGAGGTATTTTTGCTTAAAGGAATTAATGACAGCGAAGAAGAGCTTGATGATATAATAAAAATAGTAAATAAAATAAAACCTGATAAAGTTCAGCTTGTTACAGCTACAAGAAGAACTGCTAATGAAAAAGCCAAGGCACTAAGCGATGAAGAGATGGAGAAAGCTAAAAAATATTTTAATGCTCACTGTAGTATTGAAATAGATATTCCAAGCGTATCAGATAAGGCAAAAGGAAACACTAAAAAAATCACTGAAGAAGATATAGTAAATTTTTTAATGAGGCAGCCTGATACTGTTCATATGATAGCTATTAGTTTTAATGAAGATGAAAAAAGGGTAGGCGAATTATTAAAAAAGTTAGTTGAAAGTGGAAAGGTGAGAGAAGAGATAGTTAATGGTGTGCTCTCTTATGCTGTAAACATTTAA
- the rnc gene encoding ribonuclease III, with amino-acid sequence MINKILLDCEKVLQYNFKNKNYLLEAITHRTFANENGNMKYNQRLEFLGDSVLSLIISEHIYKEYNNIKEGKLSKIKSYLVSQNTLANISRKLKLGDFLLLGKGEEASGGRERDNMLEDLFEAIIGAIYLDSNLENTKNFVMRVYKDILNKLDINNFDKDYKTILQEIVQKQYKITPTYKSYEYSENDNIMFRVEVYVKTKKYAYGTGKSKKEAEINAAKKALEEIENI; translated from the coding sequence ATGATAAATAAAATATTATTAGATTGCGAAAAAGTTTTGCAATATAATTTCAAAAATAAAAACTATCTCCTTGAAGCTATAACTCATAGAACTTTTGCAAATGAAAATGGAAATATGAAATATAATCAGCGTCTTGAGTTTTTAGGGGATTCTGTGCTTTCTCTCATAATATCAGAACATATTTATAAAGAATATAATAATATAAAAGAAGGGAAATTATCAAAAATTAAATCTTATTTAGTTTCTCAAAATACTTTAGCTAATATATCAAGAAAATTAAAGCTTGGGGATTTTCTTTTGCTTGGAAAAGGAGAAGAAGCTTCTGGTGGAAGAGAAAGAGATAATATGCTTGAAGATCTATTTGAAGCTATAATTGGAGCAATATATTTAGATTCAAATTTAGAAAACACAAAAAACTTCGTTATGAGGGTTTATAAAGATATATTAAATAAATTAGACATTAACAATTTTGACAAAGATTATAAAACAATACTTCAAGAAATAGTGCAAAAACAATATAAAATTACACCAACATATAAATCATATGAATATAGTGAAAATGATAATATAATGTTTAGAGTAGAAGTTTATGTAAAAACAAAAAAGTATGCCTATGGAACTGGAAAAAGCAAAAAAGAAGCAGAGATAAATGCTGCTAAAAAAGCATTAGAAGAAATAGAAAATATATAA
- the rpe gene encoding ribulose-phosphate 3-epimerase: MNKNKIMIAPSILTASFANLESTIKELEEAGADCLHLDIMDGSFVPQITFGSKIVADIKKITSLPLDVHLMIVNPEKHIDDFAKAGADIISVHYEGNIHLHRLIMQIKAHNIKAGVVLNPHTRVDVIEPIIDDIDNVLIMSVNPGFGGQKFIEYSIKKIEETKKLIGQREIIISVDGGINFDTYRDVIKAGANLLIAGSAIIDSKDKKETIKQLKNF, translated from the coding sequence ATGAATAAAAATAAAATAATGATAGCACCATCTATATTAACAGCATCTTTTGCTAATTTAGAATCCACTATAAAAGAACTTGAAGAAGCTGGAGCAGATTGTTTGCATTTAGATATAATGGACGGAAGCTTTGTTCCTCAAATAACATTCGGTTCTAAAATTGTAGCAGATATAAAAAAAATTACATCTTTGCCTCTTGATGTTCATTTAATGATAGTAAATCCAGAAAAGCATATTGATGATTTTGCTAAGGCTGGTGCCGATATAATTAGCGTGCATTATGAAGGAAATATTCATTTGCATAGATTAATAATGCAAATAAAAGCTCATAATATAAAGGCAGGAGTCGTTCTTAATCCTCATACAAGAGTTGATGTTATAGAGCCTATTATAGATGATATTGATAATGTTCTTATAATGTCTGTTAATCCGGGATTTGGTGGTCAGAAGTTTATAGAATATTCAATTAAAAAAATTGAAGAGACAAAAAAGCTAATAGGACAAAGAGAGATTATAATATCCGTTGATGGAGGAATTAATTTCGACACTTATAGAGATGTTATAAAAGCAGGAGCTAATTTACTAATTGCAGGAAGTGCCATAATAGACAGCAAAGATAAAAAAGAAACTATTAAACAATTAAAAAACTTTTAA
- a CDS encoding response regulator, which translates to MINGKPLILAVDDEENIRNLITYTLEAHDLEVLTAENGKVAITILEHNPVDVIITDLLMPSMTGLALIREMKKRKNSIPIIIITAYGNTDMVKEIIAEGVFRLIEKPLDFEILVPIVNDAIEYKKNNKK; encoded by the coding sequence ATGATTAATGGTAAACCCTTAATACTTGCAGTAGATGATGAAGAGAATATACGTAATCTTATAACCTATACTCTTGAAGCACATGATCTTGAAGTATTAACTGCAGAAAATGGAAAAGTTGCTATAACAATATTAGAACATAATCCTGTTGATGTTATTATTACAGACTTGCTTATGCCTTCTATGACAGGGCTTGCTCTTATTAGAGAGATGAAAAAGAGGAAAAACTCTATACCTATAATAATTATAACGGCTTATGGAAACACAGATATGGTAAAAGAGATTATAGCTGAAGGTGTATTTAGACTTATAGAGAAACCTCTTGATTTTGAAATATTAGTTCCTATAGTAAATGATGCTATAGAGTATAAGAAAAATAATAAGAAATAA